Proteins from one Bos taurus isolate L1 Dominette 01449 registration number 42190680 breed Hereford chromosome 7, ARS-UCD2.0, whole genome shotgun sequence genomic window:
- the OR10H1 gene encoding olfactory receptor 10H1, translating into MQGANFSAVTEFILIGFSTFPHLQLMFFLLFLLMYLFTLLGNLLIMATIWREHSLHTPMYLFLCALSISEILYTFAIIPRMLADLLSTDRSISFTACASQMFFSFMFGFTHSFLLTVMGYDRYVAICHPLRYNVLMSPRGCACLVAWSWAGGSVMGLVVTSAIFHLIFCGPNEVHHFACHVPPLLKLACGTEVQVVAKGVGLVCITALLGCGLLILLSYAFIVAAILRIPSAEGRHKAFSTCASHLTVVVVHYGFASVIYLKPKGPQSLEGDTLMGITYTVLTPFLSPIIFSLRNKELKIAMKKTFLSKLYPEKI; encoded by the coding sequence ATGCAAGGAGCCAACTTCTCAGCAGTGACTGAATTCATCCTCATCGGCTTCTCTACCTTCCCACACCTTCAGCTGATGTTCTTCCTGCTCTTCCTGCTGATGTACCTGTTCACGTTGCTGGGGAACCTGCTCATCATGGCCACCATCTGGAGGGAGCAcagcctccacacccccatgtacctCTTCCTGTGCGCCCTCTCCATCTCGGAGATCCTCTACACCTTCGCCATCATCCCGCGCATGCTGGCCGACCTGCTTTCCACCGACCGCTCCATCTCCTTCACAGCCTGTGCCAGCCAGATGTTCTTCTCCTTCATGTTTGGCTTCACCCACTCCTTCCTGCTCACAGTCATGGGCTATGACCGCTAcgtggccatctgccaccccctGCGCTACAACGTGCTCATGAGCCCCCGAGGGTGCGCCTGTCTGGTGGCCTGGTCCTGGGCTGGAGGCTCAGTCATGGGGTTGGTAGTGACATCTGCCATTTTCCACCTCATCTTTTGTGGACCCAATGAAGTCCACCATTTTGCTTGTCATGTGCCCCCACTATTGAAGTTGGCCTGTGGAACTGAAGTGCAGGTAGTGGCCAAGGGCGTGGGCCTGGTGTGTATCACTGCCCTGCTGGGCTGCGGTCTTCTCATCCTCTTGTCTTACGCCTTCATCGTGGCCGCCATCTTGAGGATCCCCTCAGCCGAGGGCCGGCACAAAGCCTTCTCCACGTGTGCGTCCCACCTCACCGTGGTGGTCGTGCACTACGGCTTTGCCTCTGTCATCTACCTCAAGCCCAAGGGTCCCCAGTCTCTGGAAGGAGACACGCTGATGGGCATCACCTACACGGTCCTCACTCCCTTCCTGAGCCCCATCATCTTCAGTCTCAGGAACAAGGAGCTGAAGATCGCCATGAAGAAGACCTTCCTCAGCAAGCTGTACCCTGAAAAAATATGA